One Halioglobus japonicus DNA segment encodes these proteins:
- a CDS encoding LLM class flavin-dependent oxidoreductase: MRFSLQVGMCDPDHYFPMAQAAEAVGYDGIVIPDSICYPQEASSKYPYNKDGSREFLESVPFLESLIAVAGMAAVTERIRFATFVYKLAVRQVAPVAKQVQSIQALSGNRFDFGIGISPWEEDFAVCDVLWEKRGKRFDEQIDILRGLESGEFFGYDGEMIQMPANKMCPVTGTPTPLMIGGHAEVALKRAARVGDGWMCAGADTEQVESYIRRINQLREEYGTADKPFRFYTTGQDAFTDEGIARLESIGVTDVVIGFRNVYEMEPDKTLDEKIAMLQWYASTFIKD, encoded by the coding sequence ATGAGATTCAGCCTTCAGGTAGGCATGTGCGACCCCGATCACTACTTCCCCATGGCGCAGGCTGCAGAAGCAGTAGGCTATGACGGTATCGTGATACCCGACAGTATCTGTTATCCGCAAGAGGCCAGCTCCAAGTACCCTTACAACAAGGATGGTTCGCGGGAATTCCTGGAGAGCGTGCCCTTTTTGGAATCATTGATTGCTGTAGCCGGTATGGCAGCGGTGACCGAGCGCATCCGCTTTGCGACGTTTGTCTACAAGCTTGCAGTGCGCCAGGTTGCGCCGGTGGCCAAGCAGGTACAGAGCATCCAGGCACTGTCAGGTAACCGTTTTGATTTTGGTATTGGCATCAGCCCCTGGGAAGAGGACTTTGCGGTGTGCGATGTGCTCTGGGAAAAGCGCGGTAAGCGTTTCGATGAGCAAATCGATATCCTGCGTGGCCTGGAGAGCGGTGAGTTCTTCGGCTATGACGGTGAGATGATTCAGATGCCAGCCAATAAAATGTGCCCCGTGACGGGCACCCCGACGCCGCTGATGATTGGCGGACACGCAGAGGTCGCGCTGAAGCGGGCAGCGCGCGTCGGCGACGGCTGGATGTGTGCCGGGGCCGATACTGAACAGGTGGAGTCCTACATCCGCCGCATCAACCAGTTGCGCGAGGAGTACGGCACCGCAGACAAGCCCTTCCGGTTCTATACCACCGGGCAGGATGCCTTTACCGACGAAGGCATCGCGCGCCTCGAATCGATTGGGGTGACCGATGTCGTCATCGGTTTCCGCAACGTCTATGAGATGGAGCCCGACAAGACGCTCGACGAGAAAATTGCCATGCTGCAATGGTACGCATCCACGTTTATTAAGGACTGA
- a CDS encoding AraC family transcriptional regulator produces MPKHTTPAQYALILIDMVEDSTGERQRLLHGTSMAEGDFASIGARVEDRDFITLANNALALTGDPALGLRLGMSLNLGAHAILGQAFMTCRDLGEAVNLFLKYHHLLSSNLSLAYSVNEGWCSLVSVDRPQDLPEQFSYEMLFAAMLNTLRGLINDPQMQAEVDFPYPEPAHAEHYYRVFGDGVRFNCAQPALRFRTQLLNRPLPASNPALRNLYEQECARLLADLEGEESIEEQTLRLLRKLEGQYPQMPQVAHMLNLSPRTYRRRLQQEQQSYQTLLDQVRAEHATHYLRNSRLPMSTIAYMVGFNDSSNFRRAYAKWTGRAPGEVRRGE; encoded by the coding sequence ATGCCCAAACACACAACACCCGCCCAATACGCTCTCATCCTCATCGACATGGTCGAGGACAGCACGGGCGAACGCCAGCGATTACTCCACGGGACCAGCATGGCTGAGGGCGACTTCGCCAGCATCGGTGCCCGGGTGGAAGACCGTGATTTCATCACCTTGGCCAATAACGCCCTTGCACTCACCGGCGATCCGGCGCTAGGGCTGCGCCTGGGCATGAGCCTCAACCTCGGGGCTCACGCCATTCTGGGGCAGGCCTTTATGACCTGCCGCGATCTGGGCGAAGCCGTCAACCTGTTCCTCAAATACCACCATCTGCTCTCCTCGAACCTCAGCCTGGCCTACTCGGTCAACGAGGGCTGGTGCTCACTGGTCAGCGTGGACCGCCCCCAGGACCTGCCAGAACAGTTCTCTTACGAGATGCTGTTTGCCGCGATGCTCAATACGCTGCGCGGCCTGATCAACGACCCGCAGATGCAGGCAGAGGTGGACTTCCCGTACCCGGAACCTGCCCACGCCGAGCATTACTATCGGGTATTTGGCGACGGCGTGCGCTTCAATTGCGCGCAGCCCGCCCTGCGCTTTCGGACCCAACTACTGAACCGACCACTACCCGCTTCCAACCCGGCACTGCGCAATCTCTACGAGCAGGAGTGCGCCCGCCTGCTGGCGGATCTAGAGGGTGAGGAATCGATTGAGGAACAAACCCTGCGGCTACTGCGCAAGCTGGAAGGCCAATATCCACAAATGCCCCAGGTAGCGCACATGCTGAACCTCAGCCCGCGCACCTATCGGCGGCGCCTGCAGCAGGAACAGCAGTCGTACCAGACCCTGCTGGATCAGGTTCGAGCCGAGCACGCCACCCACTACCTGCGCAATTCCCGCCTGCCGATGTCAACCATTGCCTACATGGTCGGGTTTAACGATTCTTCCAATTTTCGCCGCGCCTATGCCAAGTGGACCGGACGCGCACCGGGCGAGGTAAGACGTGGCGAGTAA
- a CDS encoding tyrosine-protein phosphatase, with product MLIPDAVHVWRDADGDYHLEWDTESTDAAVMIEPLAEVPHDIDVHSQQRARVSGLPHGRRHFFRLRDEHGNEVLATERKLGMEGTPNFRDFGGYRTGDGRQVKWGYLYRSGQLSALTDRDIDLLATLELDLVCDFRREEEQASDPSRLPPERAPKIASLPIVPGSNSRFIEEAQQRGDGQLAFGRDAMFEFMREINRDFVEGQQETYARMFREILAIDEARFLVHCAAGKDRTGFAAAMMLLALDVPREVVMRDYMLTSRFFLPDREIARLQAKYDMEHMEAAAVRPMLEVHEDYLAMALASIDEQYDSVEHYLLSALGVGSSEIAELRRRYLL from the coding sequence ATGTTGATACCCGATGCAGTGCATGTCTGGCGCGATGCCGACGGCGACTACCACCTGGAGTGGGACACCGAATCCACGGATGCCGCGGTGATGATTGAGCCGCTGGCCGAAGTGCCCCACGACATAGATGTCCACTCGCAGCAGCGGGCCCGTGTTTCTGGCCTGCCCCATGGTCGCCGCCATTTTTTCCGCCTGCGCGATGAGCATGGCAACGAAGTTTTGGCGACTGAGCGCAAGCTAGGTATGGAAGGTACGCCCAACTTCCGGGATTTCGGCGGTTATCGCACCGGCGACGGGCGCCAGGTGAAGTGGGGCTACCTGTACCGCTCGGGACAGCTATCTGCCCTGACTGACCGTGATATTGATCTGCTGGCCACCCTTGAGCTTGATCTGGTGTGTGACTTCCGGCGTGAAGAAGAGCAAGCCAGTGATCCCAGCCGGCTGCCTCCAGAGCGGGCTCCGAAAATCGCCAGTCTGCCGATTGTACCCGGCAGTAACTCGCGGTTTATCGAAGAGGCGCAGCAGCGCGGCGATGGTCAGCTGGCATTTGGCCGGGATGCGATGTTCGAGTTCATGCGCGAGATCAACCGCGATTTTGTCGAGGGGCAGCAGGAAACCTATGCCCGCATGTTCCGGGAGATTCTCGCTATCGATGAGGCAAGATTCCTGGTGCACTGCGCCGCAGGGAAGGACCGGACTGGGTTCGCCGCGGCGATGATGTTGCTGGCACTCGATGTCCCCAGAGAGGTGGTGATGCGCGACTATATGCTGACCTCACGGTTCTTCCTGCCGGATCGTGAGATCGCCCGTCTGCAAGCCAAGTATGACATGGAGCACATGGAGGCGGCTGCGGTGCGGCCCATGCTGGAGGTGCACGAGGACTATCTGGCCATGGCGCTGGCCAGCATTGATGAGCAATATGACTCAGTGGAGCATTATCTGCTGAGTGCGCTGGGCGTGGGGAGCTCTGAGATCGCCGAACTGCGGCGGCGCTATTTACTCTGA
- a CDS encoding metallophosphoesterase yields MDIKIGLVPDLHTEFFDDLTDEELRSWFPDVDVVVLAGDCAKGDSLYDISGRVTTLTDSEVVVVAGNHEFYHPDIYAQNKRYRELFQGHPRLHYTEKDRVDIARVTFLGTTLWSNFDAQGSAEYLSLRAVSGSAKRFLAYSDSRVRAYAHGNERAF; encoded by the coding sequence TTGGATATTAAGATTGGGCTAGTCCCTGATCTGCACACAGAGTTTTTCGACGACCTGACAGATGAGGAGCTTCGTTCTTGGTTTCCTGATGTCGATGTGGTCGTTCTGGCTGGCGACTGCGCAAAGGGAGATTCCCTGTACGATATCAGTGGGCGGGTTACCACTCTTACTGATAGCGAGGTGGTTGTGGTGGCTGGCAATCACGAGTTTTATCATCCCGATATATATGCTCAGAACAAGCGCTATAGAGAGCTCTTTCAAGGCCATCCTCGCCTACACTATACCGAGAAAGATCGGGTTGATATCGCGAGAGTGACATTCCTTGGCACAACACTATGGAGCAATTTTGACGCTCAAGGCAGCGCAGAGTACCTTTCTCTCAGGGCAGTTAGCGGCTCAGCTAAACGATTTCTGGCTTACTCGGATTCGAGGGTCAGAGCTTACGCCCATGGCAATGAGAGGGCTTTTTGA
- a CDS encoding ferritin-like domain-containing protein, with amino-acid sequence MQIKWTDNAPRKIQTFAGADNPDITPDMEEVLTSADVEHIAEIFQTPLTGAYNWNYTVQDDRIKKLYDLGKQLNWDPEIDIDWDRPWPEFDAAQQADLMNLTDYPPYMALSDEQKEEFWLHTSAWSLSQFLHGEQGALLVASQLCSCAPTLNAKLYAGSQTFDEARHVEVFNKYLQQRLGMMYPINTHLKSIIDKILTDERWDMKFIGMQIVIEGLALSAFNTTRETTPDPVLKDVVYLVVRDEARHVTFGVNYLEEFVKTLSEEERNERAQFAYEACVISRERLIMTDVFAHFGWDVEDARRRVLDGFVMSTFRNLLFQRVVPNLARIGLLTDEIRPKFEELGILEYENLATDGDIDWASLERPLDTGEAQAYEQSMVEQFKDEHASHEAETAA; translated from the coding sequence ATGCAGATAAAATGGACCGACAATGCGCCACGCAAAATTCAGACCTTTGCCGGTGCCGATAATCCGGATATCACGCCGGATATGGAAGAAGTGCTGACCTCAGCAGACGTCGAGCATATTGCCGAGATTTTCCAGACTCCCCTGACCGGTGCCTACAACTGGAATTACACCGTGCAGGACGATCGGATCAAGAAACTCTACGATCTGGGCAAGCAGCTGAATTGGGATCCCGAGATCGATATTGACTGGGATCGCCCCTGGCCGGAATTTGATGCTGCCCAGCAGGCAGATCTGATGAATCTCACCGACTATCCGCCCTATATGGCGCTGTCAGATGAGCAGAAAGAAGAGTTCTGGCTGCACACCAGCGCCTGGAGCCTGTCGCAGTTCCTGCACGGCGAGCAGGGTGCGCTGTTGGTGGCCTCCCAGCTGTGCTCCTGTGCCCCGACATTGAATGCCAAGCTGTACGCGGGTTCTCAAACCTTCGATGAGGCCCGCCACGTCGAGGTGTTTAATAAGTACCTGCAGCAGCGCCTGGGCATGATGTACCCAATTAATACGCACCTGAAGAGCATCATCGACAAGATTCTCACCGATGAGCGCTGGGACATGAAGTTCATCGGCATGCAGATTGTCATCGAAGGCCTGGCCCTGTCGGCCTTTAACACCACCCGGGAAACCACGCCGGATCCGGTGCTCAAGGACGTGGTCTACCTGGTAGTACGCGATGAGGCCCGCCACGTCACCTTCGGCGTGAACTATCTGGAGGAGTTCGTTAAGACCCTGTCCGAGGAGGAGCGCAATGAGCGCGCCCAGTTCGCCTATGAGGCCTGTGTCATCAGCCGTGAGCGCCTCATCATGACCGATGTATTCGCTCACTTTGGCTGGGATGTGGAAGACGCGCGCCGCCGGGTGCTGGATGGTTTTGTCATGTCGACATTCCGCAACCTGCTGTTCCAGCGCGTGGTGCCCAACCTGGCGCGAATCGGATTGCTCACTGACGAGATTCGGCCCAAGTTCGAGGAGCTGGGTATTCTCGAGTACGAGAACCTGGCCACCGATGGCGACATTGACTGGGCGTCACTGGAACGCCCGCTGGACACCGGCGAAGCCCAGGCCTATGAGCAGAGTATGGTGGAGCAGTTTAAGGACGAGCACGCCTCACACGAGGCCGAGACCGCCGCCTAG
- a CDS encoding patatin-like phospholipase family protein yields MASKALAVHMGAEAAAQIEQQSWTPELFSLLLGASGGPKCFILSQLDKFLFSDFLQHTDRPLSTLGSSIGSWRHACLAQDDPAAAVDRMIHHYTYQRYQSAKPGPAEISAGSLEILEAVLGDNGASAIAEHPRIRSHIVTARGRGATGSRSGALLATGMGAAALGNTVSRQLLRHAFQRVVFHSGASPAAGFTFSDFDTQYTALEAANVAPALHASGSIPFVLTGERDITGAPPGQYWDGGIIDYHFDLDQYCGDGLILYPHFSASVVPGWFDKFLPWRKAPLEKSRRLVLLCPDETFVAGLPHGKIPDRSDFKNFSEEKRITYWQACVEAARAMAEEFAELVQGSDPLAGVRVYR; encoded by the coding sequence GTGGCGAGTAAAGCCCTGGCTGTACACATGGGCGCCGAAGCGGCGGCGCAGATTGAACAGCAGAGCTGGACACCCGAGCTCTTTTCCCTGCTGCTGGGTGCTTCGGGTGGTCCCAAGTGTTTTATTCTGAGCCAACTGGATAAGTTTCTGTTCAGCGATTTCCTGCAGCACACCGATCGGCCACTGAGCACGTTGGGCTCCTCGATAGGTTCCTGGCGCCACGCCTGCCTGGCCCAGGACGACCCTGCTGCTGCGGTGGATCGCATGATTCACCACTACACCTACCAGCGCTACCAATCCGCCAAACCCGGGCCGGCAGAAATCAGCGCCGGCAGCCTGGAAATCCTTGAGGCGGTGTTGGGTGATAATGGCGCCAGTGCCATTGCAGAGCACCCGCGTATTCGCAGCCACATTGTCACCGCCCGCGGCCGAGGTGCCACCGGCAGCCGCTCCGGCGCGCTGCTGGCTACCGGCATGGGTGCTGCAGCACTGGGCAATACTGTCAGTCGCCAGCTGTTGCGCCACGCCTTCCAGCGCGTGGTCTTTCACAGCGGGGCCAGCCCTGCAGCCGGTTTCACGTTCTCGGATTTTGACACCCAATACACCGCGCTGGAGGCCGCCAACGTCGCACCGGCACTGCACGCCAGTGGCTCCATTCCATTCGTGCTGACAGGTGAACGAGACATTACCGGCGCTCCACCGGGGCAGTACTGGGATGGCGGCATCATCGACTACCACTTCGACCTCGATCAATACTGTGGCGACGGGTTGATTCTCTACCCCCACTTCAGTGCCAGCGTGGTGCCCGGCTGGTTCGACAAGTTCCTGCCCTGGCGCAAAGCGCCCCTGGAGAAATCCAGGCGGCTGGTCTTACTTTGCCCGGACGAGACGTTTGTGGCAGGACTGCCACACGGCAAAATACCCGATCGTTCGGACTTCAAGAACTTCAGCGAGGAGAAGCGCATCACGTACTGGCAGGCGTGCGTCGAAGCCGCACGGGCCATGGCAGAGGAATTTGCTGAATTGGTTCAGGGCAGCGACCCCCTGGCAGGGGTGCGCGTTTATCGCTAG
- the rpsT gene encoding 30S ribosomal protein S20: protein MANSPQAKKRARQAEKRRVHNASLRSLVRTNIKKVIAAIDTGDADQAKAAYAAAVPVIDRMADKGIIHKNKAARHKSRLNAQVKALSA, encoded by the coding sequence GTGGCCAATTCTCCACAAGCTAAGAAGCGCGCTCGCCAGGCAGAAAAGCGTCGCGTCCACAACGCCAGCCTGCGCTCGCTGGTTCGCACCAACATCAAGAAGGTTATCGCCGCTATCGACACTGGCGACGCTGACCAGGCCAAGGCTGCTTACGCCGCGGCTGTGCCCGTGATCGACCGCATGGCCGACAAGGGCATTATCCACAAGAACAAGGCCGCTCGTCACAAGAGCCGTCTGAATGCGCAGGTGAAAGCACTGTCTGCGTAA
- a CDS encoding metallophosphoesterase, with the protein MKVGLVSDLHLETHEDIVTDSNLLEMLPSGADVIVLAGDCTTGNELPALVKRVRELAGAQVVAIAGNHEAYYQDLLELYPYLRSEITADGMHFLEQDSVIIDGVTFVGATMWTDFESDGPDGTAVAPLISDFYKVRLGSDKPITPQDMIDLHTESWEWLDRALYEASGPVVVVSHFCPTTRHNLGEREPARPYYIFEGEELIEAYQPDLWVFGHTHNDEDAQMGKTRVISNPRGYHGREVPGFRKNLVIEI; encoded by the coding sequence ATGAAGGTAGGACTCGTCTCAGATCTACATCTAGAGACTCACGAAGATATTGTGACTGATAGCAACCTTCTGGAGATGCTCCCAAGTGGGGCAGACGTGATCGTGCTGGCCGGCGACTGCACGACTGGCAATGAGCTGCCTGCACTTGTAAAGCGCGTGAGAGAGCTCGCAGGAGCCCAGGTGGTGGCGATAGCTGGCAATCACGAAGCGTACTATCAAGACTTGCTCGAGCTCTATCCGTATCTCAGATCTGAGATAACGGCAGATGGCATGCACTTCCTGGAGCAAGATTCTGTGATCATCGATGGTGTTACCTTCGTGGGTGCGACGATGTGGACTGACTTCGAAAGCGATGGACCGGACGGCACGGCCGTCGCGCCACTGATAAGTGATTTCTACAAGGTCCGCCTAGGAAGCGACAAGCCCATCACGCCGCAAGACATGATCGACCTACATACCGAATCCTGGGAATGGCTCGACAGGGCCCTCTATGAAGCCTCAGGTCCCGTCGTCGTCGTGAGCCACTTCTGTCCCACCACAAGACACAATCTCGGCGAGAGAGAGCCTGCCCGGCCATACTACATCTTCGAGGGCGAGGAGCTGATAGAAGCGTATCAACCAGACCTATGGGTCTTCGGTCACACCCATAACGATGAAGATGCGCAGATGGGAAAAACGCGGGTTATCTCAAATCCGAGGGGATATCATGGGCGAGAAGTACCGGGTTTCAGGAAAAACCTTGTGATCGAAATCTAA
- a CDS encoding TetR/AcrR family transcriptional regulator — translation MPPTTAERILDAAEDLFAEKGYRATSLGDVADRVGIRSPSLYNHFRNKEALYQAVLERLITEFSQPLAALESQEVPDQERVMQWLEMIVRQHHANPNLARLLQHAALSGGPHTNEIIERLFRPMFQPMDARPDVGDQFGQLHHLGLQPWAVMGFNNLVMSYVTMAPMYRDLLGQDPFSEAALDNQLTLVRTLLKAVFAYRDH, via the coding sequence GTGCCCCCCACGACCGCAGAGCGTATTCTGGACGCGGCCGAAGACCTGTTTGCCGAAAAGGGCTATCGGGCCACATCGCTGGGCGACGTGGCGGACCGCGTAGGTATCCGGTCGCCCAGTCTGTATAACCATTTCCGCAACAAAGAAGCGCTGTATCAGGCGGTGCTGGAGCGGCTGATTACGGAATTCAGCCAACCCCTGGCCGCACTGGAGTCCCAGGAGGTGCCGGACCAGGAGCGGGTCATGCAGTGGTTGGAGATGATTGTTCGCCAGCACCACGCCAACCCCAATCTGGCCCGCCTGCTCCAGCATGCGGCACTCTCCGGAGGCCCTCACACCAATGAAATCATCGAGCGATTGTTCCGCCCGATGTTTCAGCCCATGGACGCTCGCCCAGACGTCGGCGACCAGTTTGGCCAGTTGCACCATCTGGGCCTGCAGCCCTGGGCGGTGATGGGGTTTAACAATCTGGTGATGTCCTATGTCACTATGGCGCCGATGTACCGGGATTTGCTGGGTCAGGACCCGTTCAGTGAAGCGGCGCTGGACAATCAGTTAACCCTGGTGCGCACCTTGCTGAAAGCTGTATTTGCCTATCGCGATCACTAG
- a CDS encoding polyhydroxyalkanoic acid system family protein — protein MAGFRITKPYTMPKEDVRAAAEGLVESLAREHGVRSRWDGDQVRIKGAGVDGQLSFHDDLIDVSVKLGLLTSMFESTLRKEVQRYLDEHVS, from the coding sequence ATGGCCGGTTTCCGCATAACCAAACCTTATACCATGCCCAAGGAAGACGTACGCGCTGCCGCTGAGGGGTTGGTCGAAAGCCTCGCTCGTGAGCACGGCGTGCGCTCGCGATGGGATGGCGACCAGGTCCGTATTAAAGGCGCGGGCGTCGATGGCCAGCTGTCATTTCACGACGACTTGATCGATGTGTCGGTCAAACTGGGGCTGCTCACCTCCATGTTTGAATCCACGCTGCGCAAGGAAGTGCAGCGCTACCTCGACGAGCACGTCAGCTAG
- a CDS encoding diacylglycerol kinase: MTQQPPQQPANGSEKSTDGMMSKPGRKGFARLIAATRYSWRGFKAAWLNEEAFRIEASLALAFIPLAFVLGQNIAHQIALIITCGLVILAEVINTAIESIVDRIGPEHDPLSGQAKDLGSAAVFVTLSLFLFVWLMSTWHYFRGG; encoded by the coding sequence ATGACACAGCAGCCACCCCAGCAACCTGCCAACGGCTCCGAGAAAAGCACTGACGGTATGATGTCCAAGCCCGGGCGCAAGGGCTTTGCGCGGCTGATAGCGGCCACTCGCTACTCCTGGCGGGGCTTTAAAGCCGCCTGGCTGAACGAGGAGGCCTTCCGTATCGAGGCCTCTCTGGCGCTCGCATTCATCCCCCTGGCTTTTGTCCTGGGCCAGAACATCGCCCACCAGATCGCCCTCATTATCACCTGTGGCCTGGTCATTCTGGCCGAGGTCATCAACACGGCCATCGAGTCGATTGTCGATCGCATAGGCCCCGAACACGATCCACTGTCGGGCCAGGCCAAGGACCTCGGCTCCGCCGCTGTTTTTGTGACCTTGAGCCTGTTTTTATTCGTCTGGTTGATGAGTACTTGGCATTATTTCCGGGGGGGCTGA
- a CDS encoding 1-acyl-sn-glycerol-3-phosphate acyltransferase — protein MSDPFAEIRPYQDDEVADVLAGLLKEPELLDLLGERAGGFAASLPAILRRPLVRMALKKQLKGVADIHDMQMVIKTHVEQMIAETTGGFTVSGLENLDPSRAYLFISNHRDIAMDPAFTNYALHQGGHQTVRIAIGDNLLTKPWVSDLMRLNKSFIVKRNLGGPRELLAASRNLANYIRHSIRADGNPVWLAQREGRAKDGHDRTEPAVIKMLSMSRDKANQSFGEHIAGLGIVPVAISYELDPCDALKANELHQLSEHGSYEKGEQEDVASIGQGIAGQKGRVHVSFGTPLGSQFEDADHVAQEIDRQVFDLYCLHPTNRYAYEMLYGEFAPAIPEDFYSEDGDCTRAEFEARINAMPEAHRPFALAIYANVVMNKLDLVEQQQAEPIQYPC, from the coding sequence TTGTCTGATCCCTTTGCAGAGATTCGCCCCTACCAGGACGACGAAGTTGCCGACGTACTTGCAGGGCTGCTGAAAGAGCCCGAATTGCTCGATCTGCTTGGCGAGCGCGCCGGTGGATTTGCGGCGAGTCTGCCCGCAATACTGCGCCGTCCACTGGTGCGCATGGCGCTGAAAAAGCAGCTCAAGGGCGTGGCGGACATCCACGACATGCAGATGGTGATCAAGACTCACGTGGAGCAGATGATTGCTGAAACCACCGGCGGTTTCACGGTGTCCGGCCTGGAGAACCTGGATCCCTCGCGCGCCTACCTGTTCATCAGTAATCACCGCGATATTGCCATGGACCCGGCGTTTACCAACTACGCGCTGCACCAGGGCGGGCACCAGACGGTGCGCATCGCCATTGGTGACAATTTACTGACCAAGCCCTGGGTATCCGACCTGATGCGCTTGAACAAAAGCTTTATCGTCAAGCGCAACCTCGGTGGCCCGCGCGAACTGCTGGCTGCGTCGCGCAATCTGGCCAACTACATCCGCCACTCCATCCGGGCCGACGGTAACCCTGTGTGGCTGGCGCAGCGTGAGGGGCGGGCCAAAGACGGCCACGACCGCACCGAACCGGCGGTGATTAAAATGCTGAGCATGAGCCGCGACAAGGCCAACCAGAGCTTCGGTGAGCACATTGCCGGTCTGGGTATCGTGCCTGTGGCGATATCCTATGAGCTGGACCCTTGCGATGCGCTCAAGGCCAATGAACTCCACCAGTTGTCCGAGCATGGCAGTTATGAAAAAGGCGAGCAGGAAGATGTCGCCTCCATCGGCCAGGGCATTGCCGGCCAGAAAGGCCGGGTGCACGTGTCCTTCGGCACCCCTCTGGGTTCACAGTTTGAAGACGCCGATCATGTTGCCCAGGAAATCGATCGCCAGGTCTTCGACCTGTACTGTTTGCATCCCACCAATCGCTATGCCTACGAAATGTTGTACGGCGAATTCGCCCCGGCAATTCCCGAGGACTTTTATTCCGAAGACGGCGACTGTACCCGCGCGGAGTTTGAGGCCCGGATTAATGCCATGCCCGAGGCGCACCGTCCCTTTGCCCTGGCGATCTACGCCAATGTGGTCATGAACAAACTGGACCTGGTGGAGCAGCAACAGGCTGAGCCCATTCAATACCCTTGCTGA
- the hslO gene encoding Hsp33 family molecular chaperone HslO: MNDKTLPSRDRAQRFLFEETDIRGEIVQLDATYRDILAIHQYPPGVSSLLGEFMAAAVLLATTLKFEGKLILQARSERQIPLLMVECDSQLQVRGIARGAQEATADNFEQLLGEGQLAITIDPFSGQRYQGIVPLQHSLAASLENYFEQSEQLGTQFWLSASEDSAAGMLLQQLPAQLVTDAAERRAHWEHATTLANTLKDEELLTLAAPEIAHRLYHEDPLRLFEPLPVTFHCSCSRERTLNALASIQTAEIESLLEELGTITMDCEFCNQQYKFVREDLDGFLGDSDPVVH, translated from the coding sequence ATGAACGACAAAACCCTGCCAAGCCGGGACCGCGCCCAGCGCTTCCTGTTCGAAGAAACCGATATCCGCGGAGAAATCGTCCAATTGGACGCCACTTACCGCGACATTCTGGCCATTCATCAGTACCCGCCGGGGGTCAGCAGCCTGCTCGGTGAATTCATGGCCGCAGCGGTATTACTGGCCACGACACTGAAGTTTGAAGGCAAGCTCATCCTCCAGGCGCGTTCAGAGCGGCAGATTCCGCTGCTGATGGTGGAGTGCGATAGCCAGCTGCAGGTACGCGGGATTGCCCGCGGCGCCCAGGAAGCCACCGCCGACAATTTCGAACAGTTGCTCGGAGAGGGCCAGCTCGCAATTACCATCGACCCGTTCTCCGGCCAGCGTTACCAGGGCATCGTACCCCTGCAGCACTCTCTGGCAGCCAGCCTCGAGAATTATTTTGAGCAATCGGAGCAGTTGGGCACCCAATTCTGGCTCAGCGCCAGCGAAGACAGCGCAGCGGGCATGCTGCTGCAGCAGTTGCCCGCCCAACTGGTCACCGACGCGGCGGAACGCCGAGCCCACTGGGAGCACGCGACCACGCTGGCCAACACCTTGAAAGACGAGGAATTACTGACCCTGGCAGCCCCGGAAATCGCCCATCGCCTCTACCACGAAGACCCGCTGCGATTGTTCGAGCCGCTGCCAGTCACTTTCCACTGCAGCTGCTCCCGCGAGCGCACCCTGAATGCCCTGGCAAGCATTCAAACCGCGGAAATTGAATCCCTGCTGGAGGAGCTTGGCACCATTACCATGGATTGCGAATTCTGCAACCAGCAATATAAATTCGTTCGGGAGGATCTGGACGGTTTTCTTGGGGATAGCGACCCTGTCGTACATTGA